In one window of Nocardiopsis aegyptia DNA:
- a CDS encoding ATP-binding cassette domain-containing protein, with protein sequence MIHTRELTRHFRSGKETVEAVRGVDIDVGEGELVAFLGPNGAGKSTTLRMLTTLLEPTSGTAVVAGHDVRAAPAEVRRRIGFVGQGHGAGEDQRARDELFTQGLLYGLDRATARRRTAELLDQLELGGAADRDVTKLSGGQRRRLDIAMGLIHRPGLLFLDEPSTGLDPHSRANLWEHIARLRREHGTTVVLTTHYLDEADAVAERVLVIDHGLVIADGTADALKAKVSGDLVAFTTEDEDAARVGARTAENVPSATSVEVVAEPGREPGVRFRVEQGDRVLPDLLRSLDAAGVAPLTVGVQRPTLDDVFLTLTGRSLREEDAR encoded by the coding sequence ATGATCCACACGCGTGAGCTGACCCGGCACTTCCGGTCGGGCAAGGAGACGGTCGAGGCCGTCCGCGGCGTCGACATCGACGTCGGGGAGGGAGAGCTCGTCGCGTTCCTCGGCCCCAACGGCGCGGGGAAGAGCACCACCCTGCGTATGCTCACCACCCTGCTCGAACCCACCTCGGGCACCGCGGTCGTCGCCGGACACGACGTCCGCGCAGCACCCGCCGAGGTGCGTCGCCGCATCGGGTTCGTCGGGCAGGGGCACGGCGCGGGAGAGGACCAGCGGGCCCGCGACGAGCTCTTCACCCAGGGCCTGCTCTACGGCCTGGACCGGGCCACCGCGCGTCGTCGGACCGCCGAGCTCCTCGACCAGCTGGAGCTCGGCGGCGCCGCCGACCGCGACGTCACCAAGCTCTCCGGCGGACAGCGCCGCCGCCTCGACATCGCCATGGGGCTGATCCACCGGCCCGGCCTGCTCTTCCTGGACGAACCCTCCACCGGGCTCGACCCGCACAGCCGGGCCAACCTGTGGGAGCACATCGCCCGGCTGCGGCGCGAGCACGGCACCACGGTCGTGCTCACCACCCACTACCTGGACGAGGCCGACGCCGTCGCCGAGCGGGTCCTGGTGATCGACCATGGCCTCGTGATCGCCGACGGCACCGCCGACGCGCTCAAGGCCAAGGTCTCCGGTGACCTCGTCGCCTTCACCACCGAGGACGAGGACGCCGCGCGCGTCGGGGCGCGGACCGCGGAGAACGTGCCCTCGGCGACGTCGGTGGAGGTCGTCGCGGAGCCCGGCCGTGAGCCCGGGGTCCGATTCCGTGTCGAACAGGGGGACCGGGTCCTGCCCGACCTGTTGCGTTCGCTCGACGCGGCCGGGGTCGCCCCGCTCACGGTCGGCGTGCAGCGGCCGACCCTGGACGACGTGTTCCTGACCCTGACCGGCCGCAGCCTGCGCGAGGAGGACGCCCGATGA
- a CDS encoding NUDIX hydrolase, translating into MPQTPPARSPAVIDALAWVHVHEGRLLCVRSRGRDLLYVPGGKRDPGESDEAAVTREAREEVSVILRPGTFRRVAVIDEVAHDQAPGTRVRMACYAAEHDGEIRADHEITGLEWIGFADRARCAPAVRRLVEILHAEGAVR; encoded by the coding sequence ATGCCGCAGACTCCACCCGCCCGGAGCCCCGCCGTGATCGACGCCCTGGCCTGGGTGCACGTCCACGAGGGGCGGCTGCTGTGCGTACGCTCACGGGGCCGGGACCTGCTCTACGTCCCGGGGGGCAAGCGCGACCCCGGGGAGAGCGATGAGGCCGCCGTGACGCGTGAGGCGCGCGAGGAGGTCAGCGTGATCCTGCGTCCGGGCACCTTCCGCCGGGTCGCGGTGATCGACGAGGTCGCCCACGACCAGGCGCCCGGCACGCGCGTGCGCATGGCCTGCTATGCCGCCGAGCACGACGGCGAGATCCGCGCCGACCACGAGATCACCGGACTGGAGTGGATCGGCTTCGCCGACCGCGCCCGCTGCGCCCCCGCCGTCCGCCGCCTCGTGGAGATCCTGCACGCCGAGGGCGCCGTCCGCTGA
- a CDS encoding ubiquitin-like small modifier protein 1, whose protein sequence is MSASVRVPTILRTYTNDAAEVTADGATVADVLDDLEANYPGIRARILDDAGKVRRFVNVYVGDEDVRFEKGLQTEVADGAKVSIIPAVAGGC, encoded by the coding sequence ATGAGCGCCAGCGTTCGCGTGCCCACCATCCTGCGCACCTACACCAACGACGCCGCCGAGGTGACCGCCGACGGCGCCACCGTGGCCGACGTCCTGGACGACCTGGAGGCCAACTACCCCGGCATCCGCGCCCGCATCCTCGACGACGCGGGCAAGGTCCGCCGGTTCGTCAACGTCTACGTGGGCGACGAGGACGTGCGCTTCGAGAAGGGGCTGCAGACCGAGGTCGCCGACGGGGCCAAGGTCTCGATCATTCCGGCGGTCGCCGGCGGCTGCTGA
- the groL gene encoding chaperonin GroEL (60 kDa chaperone family; promotes refolding of misfolded polypeptides especially under stressful conditions; forms two stacked rings of heptamers to form a barrel-shaped 14mer; ends can be capped by GroES; misfolded proteins enter the barrel where they are refolded when GroES binds), with protein sequence MAAKLIAFDEEARRGLERGMNQLADAVKVTLGPKGRNVVLEKKWGAPTITNDGVSIAKEIELEDPWEKIGAELVKEVAKKTDDVAGDGTTTATVLAQALVREGLRNVAAGANPVGLKRGIEAAVARINEELGNLSKEVETKEQIASTASISAGDAQIGETIAQAMDKVGKEGVITVEEGQTFGLELELAEGMRFDKGYISPYFATDLERMETVLEDPYILIVNSKISNNNEFLPVVEKVLQSGRPLMVIAEDVEQGALQTLVVNKIRGTFKSVAVKAPGFGDRRKAQLGDIAVLTGGQVITEEVGLKLENTELDLLGRARKVVVTKDETTIVDGAGDATAIAGRVNEIRNEIERTDSDYDREKLQERLARLAGGVAVIKAGAATEVELKERKHRIEDAVRNAKAAVEEGILPGGGVALLQASVPAFEKLDLQGDEAIGADIVRRSIAEPLKQIAINAGLEGGVVAEKVRNLEPGHGLNAATGEYTDLFKDGVIDPTKVTRSALQNAASIAGLFLTTEAVIADKPEKAGAPAADPTGGMGGMDF encoded by the coding sequence ATGGCAGCCAAACTGATCGCGTTCGACGAGGAGGCCCGTCGCGGCCTCGAGCGCGGCATGAACCAGCTCGCTGACGCCGTCAAGGTCACGCTCGGCCCGAAGGGTCGCAACGTCGTCCTGGAGAAGAAGTGGGGCGCCCCCACGATCACCAACGACGGTGTCTCCATCGCCAAGGAGATCGAGCTCGAGGACCCGTGGGAGAAGATCGGGGCCGAGCTGGTCAAGGAGGTCGCGAAGAAGACCGACGACGTCGCGGGTGACGGCACCACCACCGCCACCGTGCTCGCCCAGGCCCTCGTACGCGAGGGTCTGCGCAACGTCGCCGCCGGCGCCAACCCGGTCGGTCTCAAGCGCGGCATCGAGGCCGCCGTCGCCCGCATCAACGAGGAGCTCGGCAACCTCTCCAAGGAGGTCGAGACCAAGGAGCAGATCGCCTCCACCGCCTCGATCTCCGCTGGTGACGCCCAGATCGGCGAGACCATCGCGCAGGCGATGGACAAGGTCGGCAAGGAAGGCGTCATCACCGTCGAGGAGGGCCAGACCTTCGGGCTCGAGCTGGAGCTCGCCGAGGGCATGCGCTTCGACAAGGGCTACATCTCGCCCTACTTCGCCACCGACCTTGAGCGCATGGAGACGGTCCTCGAGGACCCCTACATCCTCATCGTCAACTCCAAGATCTCCAACAACAACGAGTTCCTGCCCGTTGTCGAGAAGGTCCTGCAGTCCGGCCGTCCGCTGATGGTCATCGCCGAGGACGTCGAGCAGGGTGCCCTGCAGACCCTCGTCGTGAACAAGATCCGCGGCACCTTCAAGTCCGTCGCCGTCAAGGCCCCGGGCTTCGGCGACCGCCGCAAGGCCCAGCTCGGCGACATCGCCGTGCTGACCGGCGGCCAGGTCATCACCGAGGAGGTCGGCCTCAAGCTCGAGAACACCGAGCTCGACCTGCTCGGCCGCGCCCGCAAGGTCGTCGTCACCAAGGACGAGACCACCATCGTGGACGGCGCCGGTGACGCCACCGCGATCGCCGGTCGTGTGAACGAGATCCGCAACGAGATCGAGCGCACCGACTCCGACTACGACCGCGAGAAGCTGCAGGAGCGCCTGGCGCGCCTGGCCGGCGGCGTGGCCGTCATCAAGGCCGGTGCCGCGACCGAGGTGGAGCTCAAGGAGCGCAAGCACCGCATCGAGGACGCCGTCCGCAACGCCAAGGCCGCGGTCGAGGAGGGCATCCTGCCCGGTGGCGGCGTCGCGCTGCTCCAGGCCAGTGTCCCCGCGTTCGAGAAGCTGGACCTGCAGGGCGACGAGGCCATCGGTGCCGACATCGTCCGCCGCTCCATCGCCGAGCCGCTGAAGCAGATCGCCATCAACGCCGGCCTCGAGGGCGGCGTCGTGGCGGAGAAGGTCCGCAACCTGGAGCCCGGTCACGGCCTCAACGCCGCCACCGGTGAGTACACCGACCTGTTCAAGGACGGCGTCATCGACCCGACCAAGGTCACCCGCTCCGCGCTGCAGAACGCGGCCTCCATCGCCGGTCTGTTCCTGACGACCGAGGCCGTCATCGCCGACAAGCCGGAGAAGGCAGGGGCTCCCGCCGCCGACCCGACCGGTGGCATGGGCGGCATGGACTTCTAG
- a CDS encoding PadR family transcriptional regulator, which translates to MSATRLLVLGVVRMHGRTHGYRVGRELLSWGAREWANVKWGSIYHALRKLSEEGRLREFVAEGDEVVERTSYEITGEGEAELRRLLRKALSHAGDDQALLCAGVTLMTSLPRAEAVESLRLRLAELEAVGPELADGVEATGERPEHVRELYGLWRVTVDAAAEWTRDLIASLEAGRYTMADDGPEAFGLPCRGE; encoded by the coding sequence ATGTCGGCGACACGGCTGTTGGTCCTGGGTGTGGTGCGGATGCACGGGCGGACCCACGGGTACCGGGTGGGTCGGGAGCTGCTGTCGTGGGGCGCCAGGGAGTGGGCCAACGTCAAGTGGGGGTCGATCTACCACGCGCTGCGCAAGCTCTCCGAGGAGGGACGGCTCCGGGAGTTCGTCGCCGAGGGCGACGAGGTGGTCGAGCGCACCTCCTACGAGATCACCGGAGAGGGGGAGGCGGAGCTGCGCCGCCTCCTGCGCAAGGCGTTGAGCCACGCCGGCGACGACCAGGCCCTGCTGTGCGCCGGTGTCACGCTGATGACGTCCCTGCCGCGGGCCGAGGCGGTCGAGTCGCTCCGGCTGCGGTTGGCGGAGCTGGAGGCGGTCGGCCCCGAGCTGGCCGACGGGGTCGAGGCGACCGGTGAGCGTCCGGAGCACGTGCGCGAGCTCTACGGGCTGTGGCGGGTCACGGTGGACGCGGCCGCCGAGTGGACCCGCGACCTCATCGCGTCACTGGAGGCGGGCCGCTACACCATGGCCGACGACGGACCGGAGGCCTTCGGCCTGCCGTGCCGCGGCGAGTAG
- a CDS encoding CPBP family intramembrane glutamic endopeptidase — translation MDDPTPEPPEVRARERRTPLAVRVVVVTAAAFAIWQVVGLVDSLFPGEEVSPLNHTVNAVTAFVLTLPMVWLARRHLDRRPWRGLRLTVDRDGWRPFLVGAASWALPGLAGIALCVAMGWSAFGPPASGGEGIAGLLLLPVMVLLFEAVPEELIFRGYLFRNLNAAMGAWLAVAVQAVLFALWGSAIWVVDGGWAVLAERLPLFLGMGVVLGCLRVLTGSVWACVGFHLVFQTVAQALLNGWYLEVGGADTLTAVAFLLPFVLGVPTAMLLTRTTGRWSERIPDPA, via the coding sequence ATGGACGACCCCACCCCCGAGCCCCCCGAGGTCCGCGCGCGCGAGCGCAGGACGCCCCTGGCCGTGCGCGTCGTCGTGGTGACGGCCGCGGCGTTCGCGATCTGGCAGGTGGTGGGACTGGTGGACTCGCTCTTCCCGGGCGAGGAGGTGAGCCCGCTCAACCACACGGTCAACGCGGTCACGGCCTTCGTCCTGACCCTGCCGATGGTGTGGTTGGCCCGCCGCCACCTCGACCGCCGCCCGTGGCGCGGGCTGCGCCTGACCGTGGACCGCGACGGGTGGCGTCCCTTCCTCGTGGGCGCGGCCTCCTGGGCCCTTCCGGGCCTCGCCGGCATCGCGCTGTGCGTGGCGATGGGGTGGAGTGCCTTCGGGCCGCCCGCGTCCGGAGGGGAGGGGATCGCGGGACTCCTGCTGCTACCGGTGATGGTGCTGCTGTTCGAGGCCGTCCCCGAGGAGCTGATCTTCCGCGGCTACCTGTTCCGCAACCTGAACGCCGCCATGGGGGCGTGGCTCGCGGTGGCGGTCCAGGCGGTGCTCTTCGCCCTGTGGGGGAGCGCGATCTGGGTGGTCGACGGCGGTTGGGCGGTGCTCGCCGAACGCCTGCCGCTGTTCCTGGGAATGGGCGTGGTGCTGGGCTGCCTGCGGGTGCTGACGGGCAGCGTATGGGCGTGTGTGGGCTTCCACCTGGTCTTCCAGACGGTCGCGCAGGCCCTGTTGAACGGCTGGTACCTGGAGGTCGGGGGCGCGGACACGCTCACGGCGGTGGCGTTCCTGCTGCCGTTCGTCCTCGGAGTGCCGACCGCGATGCTCCTCACCCGCACCACCGGCCGCTGGTCCGAGCGGATCCCCGACCCGGCCTGA
- the thrC gene encoding threonine synthase, translated as MAIAATEPTSVRSFGPGTALSCRECGQRYELTPKFACEFCFGPLEVAYDFGTVTREEIESGPNNIWRYRSLLPVPTNVAELPNMNPGLTPLVRADRLAAELGFDSLHVKDDSGNPTHSFKDRVVAIAVEAARTFGFTTLSCSSTGNLAGAVGAAAARAGFESCVFIPAGLEEAKVVMAAVYGGKVVAIDGNYDDVNRFCSELIGDPVGEGWGFVNVNLRPYYGEGSKTLAYEIAEQLGWRLPEQIVIPIASGSQLTKIDKGFQELIKLGLVEDRPYKIFGAQATGCSPVAKAWEEGHDVIQPVKPDTIAKSLAIGNPADGPYVLDIAKRTGGSVEHVGDDEVVDAIRLLARTEGVFAETAGGVTTGVLRKLVREGRIDTKAETVVLNTGDGLKTLNAVDAGVTATVKPTLAAFTAAGLA; from the coding sequence ATGGCGATTGCCGCCACTGAACCCACCTCCGTCCGCTCCTTCGGACCCGGTACCGCACTGTCCTGCCGCGAGTGCGGACAGCGCTACGAGCTCACGCCCAAGTTCGCGTGCGAGTTCTGTTTCGGTCCCCTGGAAGTCGCCTACGACTTCGGGACGGTCACCCGCGAGGAGATCGAGAGCGGTCCCAACAACATCTGGCGCTACCGCTCCCTGCTGCCGGTCCCGACCAACGTCGCCGAGCTGCCCAACATGAACCCCGGCCTGACGCCGCTGGTGAGGGCGGACCGCCTCGCCGCCGAGCTGGGCTTCGACTCGCTGCACGTCAAGGACGACTCCGGCAACCCCACGCACTCCTTCAAGGACCGCGTGGTCGCGATCGCCGTCGAGGCCGCCCGCACCTTCGGCTTCACCACCCTGTCCTGCTCCTCCACCGGCAACCTCGCCGGCGCGGTCGGCGCCGCCGCCGCGCGGGCCGGGTTCGAGTCCTGTGTGTTCATCCCCGCCGGGCTGGAGGAGGCCAAGGTCGTCATGGCCGCGGTCTACGGCGGCAAGGTGGTGGCCATCGACGGCAACTACGACGACGTCAACCGCTTCTGCTCCGAGCTCATCGGCGACCCGGTCGGCGAGGGCTGGGGCTTCGTCAACGTCAACCTGCGGCCGTACTACGGCGAGGGCTCCAAGACGCTGGCCTACGAGATCGCCGAGCAGCTCGGCTGGCGCCTGCCCGAGCAGATCGTCATCCCGATCGCGTCCGGCTCCCAGCTCACCAAGATCGACAAGGGCTTCCAGGAGCTCATCAAGCTCGGCCTGGTCGAGGACCGGCCCTACAAGATCTTCGGCGCGCAGGCCACCGGCTGCTCCCCGGTCGCCAAGGCGTGGGAGGAGGGCCACGACGTCATCCAGCCGGTCAAGCCCGACACCATCGCCAAGTCGCTGGCCATCGGCAACCCGGCGGACGGGCCGTACGTGCTCGACATCGCCAAGCGCACGGGCGGGTCCGTCGAGCACGTGGGCGACGACGAGGTCGTCGACGCGATCCGGCTGCTGGCCCGCACCGAGGGCGTCTTCGCCGAGACCGCGGGCGGCGTCACCACCGGCGTGCTCCGCAAGCTGGTGCGCGAGGGCCGCATCGACACCAAGGCCGAGACCGTGGTCCTCAACACCGGTGACGGGCTCAAGACCCTGAACGCCGTCGACGCCGGGGTCACCGCGACGGTCAAGCCGACCCTGGCCGCGTTCACCGCCGCCGGCCTCGCCTGA
- a CDS encoding ABC transporter permease: MTTARAENGTTTAHEGPRMRKGGLLRDTGLVFQRQLRPVLRRPVMLVFGMLQPVLYLVLFAPLLTGLAGAEGENPWQWFVPGLLVMLALFTAGFAGFGLLPEMASGAYERLLATPANRVALLLGRVLRDVALMLAQVVLILVLVLPFGFRTNVVGALVGLALLAVLGIGLSTLSYLVALVAKQTYVFAPVLQTVIMPLMLLSGVLLPMDLAPTWLYTLSRLNPVAYVVDAERALFAGEWGAAVGLGWGVALALAVAALLVGARMTRRMNV; this comes from the coding sequence ATGACCACCGCCCGTGCCGAGAACGGAACGACCACGGCCCACGAGGGCCCGAGGATGAGGAAGGGGGGTCTGCTCCGGGACACGGGGCTGGTCTTCCAGCGCCAGCTGCGGCCGGTGCTGCGCCGCCCGGTCATGCTCGTGTTCGGGATGCTGCAGCCGGTTCTCTACCTCGTGCTGTTCGCGCCCCTGCTCACCGGCCTGGCGGGCGCGGAGGGCGAGAACCCGTGGCAGTGGTTCGTCCCCGGCCTGCTGGTGATGCTGGCCCTGTTCACGGCGGGCTTCGCCGGGTTCGGGCTGCTGCCGGAGATGGCCTCGGGCGCGTACGAGCGGTTGCTCGCGACCCCGGCCAACCGTGTGGCGCTGCTGCTCGGCCGGGTCCTGCGGGACGTGGCGCTCATGCTGGCGCAGGTCGTGCTCATCCTCGTGCTCGTGCTGCCGTTCGGGTTCCGGACGAACGTGGTGGGCGCACTCGTGGGCCTGGCCCTGCTCGCGGTCCTGGGGATCGGGCTGTCCACGCTCTCCTACCTGGTCGCCCTGGTGGCCAAGCAGACCTACGTCTTCGCGCCGGTGCTGCAGACCGTCATCATGCCCCTGATGCTGCTCTCCGGGGTGCTGCTGCCGATGGACCTGGCCCCGACCTGGCTGTACACGCTCTCCCGCCTGAACCCGGTCGCCTACGTGGTGGACGCCGAACGCGCGCTGTTCGCCGGTGAGTGGGGCGCGGCCGTCGGCCTGGGCTGGGGGGTCGCGCTGGCGCTGGCGGTGGCGGCTCTCCTGGTCGGAGCCCGGATGACCCGGCGGATGAACGTCTGA